One Bartonella tribocorum CIP 105476 genomic window carries:
- a CDS encoding helix-turn-helix transcriptional regulator, translated as MIFDDGDRYVTTRECAQLFSVSTTTIRNWVLQGEFPQPYKLGRAVRWRKKEILAFTPKKNREQITTN; from the coding sequence ATGATATTTGATGATGGCGATAGATATGTAACAACCCGTGAATGTGCACAGCTTTTTAGTGTATCAACCACAACGATTCGCAATTGGGTGCTTCAAGGGGAGTTTCCGCAACCTTATAAACTAGGAAGAGCAGTAAGATGGAGAAAAAAAGAGATTCTAGCCTTTACTCCAAAGAAAAATAGGGAACAAATAACAACAAATTAA
- a CDS encoding SlyX family protein produces MSDENRLIELETKLAYQEKFIEELSHMVTDQWKILDEISKKVDVLARRFSDLEEQSLTEAVIY; encoded by the coding sequence ATGTCGGATGAAAATCGGCTTATAGAACTAGAAACGAAGCTAGCTTACCAAGAAAAATTTATTGAGGAGCTTTCTCATATGGTCACTGATCAATGGAAAATTTTGGATGAGATATCTAAAAAAGTTGATGTTTTAGCGAGACGATTTTCAGATTTAGAAGAGCAAAGCCTTACTGAAGCTGTTATTTATTAA